In the Gossypium arboreum isolate Shixiya-1 chromosome 10, ASM2569848v2, whole genome shotgun sequence genome, one interval contains:
- the LOC108458179 gene encoding rRNA-processing protein EFG1-like isoform X1, translating to MAHGGYGKRRMAEGNRVGRRSKGPGVDKKPKPKAPSLKNQIRSIERMLRKDLPPEVREAQEKKLGGLKKQQEIHNRLAVERKIFLRDRKIKFFERRKIERRIRRLEKLQRTSSGQAQDVDIADQLSKLKEDLEYVRFFPKTEKYVSLFTGGDDSDIVDRRNRLRKQIKANLIAAAASGKDMEETGSEDDGLLDLSDDDFFLTGTSSDEADADDEWTDKSTSQTSMHFMHREQASSASGKAASGMSSDERNQRQVSARALMPPPRPSSNSFSNSVHAKSNSRSGSSFKAGGSSNSKTGNSSNLSSNSDARKPRRKRRPKKRKQQA from the exons ATGGCCCACGGTGGCTATGGTAAGCGGCGTATGGCCGAAGGGAACCGCGTCGGTCGGCGATCCAAGGGACCCGGCGTCGACAAGAAACCGAAGCCCAAAGCCCCCTCTCTTAAGAACCAGATACGCTCCATTGAACGCATGCTGCGAAAG GATCTTCCACCTGAAGTTAGAGAGGCTCAAGAAAAAAAGTTAGGAGGGCTTAAGAAACAACAAGAAATCCACAACCGACTCGCTGTGGAACGAAAAATCTTCTTGAGGGACAGAAAGATTAAGTTTTTTG AGAGGAGAAAGATAGAAAGGAGGATTAGGCGTTTGGAGAAGCTGCAAAGAACTTCATCCGGTCAGGCACAAGACGTGGATATTGCTGACCAGCTTTCTAAATTGAAAGAGGATCTTGAATATGTTAGG TTTTTCCCTAAGACCGAGAAATATGTATCTTTATTTACTGGAGGTGATGATTCAGACATAGTTGATAGGAGAAATAGATTGCGGAAGCAGATAAAAGCCAACTTAATTGCTGCTGCTGCCAGTGGGAAAGATATGGAAG AAACAGGGAGTGAGGATGATGGACTGTTGGATTTGAGTGATGATGATTTCTTTTTGACTGGAACCTCAAGTGATGAAGCTGATGCAGATGATGAATGGACAGATAAAAGTACCAG TCAAACATCTATGCATTTTATGCACAGGGAACAGGCTTCTAGTGCTTCTGGAAAAGCAGCATCTGGCATGTCTAGTGATGAAAGGAATCAG AGACAGGTTTCTGCCAGAGCTTTGATGCCACCTCCCAGGCCATCATCTAATTCCTTTTCAAATTCAGTACATGCAAAATCAAATAGCAGAAGTGGTTCTTCCTTTAAGGCAGGGGGATCCTCAAACTCAAAGACAGGAAACAGTAGTAATTTAAGTTCCAATTCTGATGCTCGTAAGCCACGTAGAAAGAGGAGACCAAAAAAGAGAAAGCAACAG GCATGA
- the LOC108458179 gene encoding rRNA-processing protein EFG1-like isoform X2 encodes MAHGGYGKRRMAEGNRVGRRSKGPGVDKKPKPKAPSLKNQIRSIERMLRKDLPPEVREAQEKKLGGLKKQQEIHNRLAVERKIFLRDRKIKFFERRKIERRIRRLEKLQRTSSGQAQDVDIADQLSKLKEDLEYVRFFPKTEKYVSLFTGGDDSDIVDRRNRLRKQIKANLIAAAASGKDMEETGSEDDGLLDLSDDDFFLTGTSSDEADADDEWTDKSTREQASSASGKAASGMSSDERNQRQVSARALMPPPRPSSNSFSNSVHAKSNSRSGSSFKAGGSSNSKTGNSSNLSSNSDARKPRRKRRPKKRKQQA; translated from the exons ATGGCCCACGGTGGCTATGGTAAGCGGCGTATGGCCGAAGGGAACCGCGTCGGTCGGCGATCCAAGGGACCCGGCGTCGACAAGAAACCGAAGCCCAAAGCCCCCTCTCTTAAGAACCAGATACGCTCCATTGAACGCATGCTGCGAAAG GATCTTCCACCTGAAGTTAGAGAGGCTCAAGAAAAAAAGTTAGGAGGGCTTAAGAAACAACAAGAAATCCACAACCGACTCGCTGTGGAACGAAAAATCTTCTTGAGGGACAGAAAGATTAAGTTTTTTG AGAGGAGAAAGATAGAAAGGAGGATTAGGCGTTTGGAGAAGCTGCAAAGAACTTCATCCGGTCAGGCACAAGACGTGGATATTGCTGACCAGCTTTCTAAATTGAAAGAGGATCTTGAATATGTTAGG TTTTTCCCTAAGACCGAGAAATATGTATCTTTATTTACTGGAGGTGATGATTCAGACATAGTTGATAGGAGAAATAGATTGCGGAAGCAGATAAAAGCCAACTTAATTGCTGCTGCTGCCAGTGGGAAAGATATGGAAG AAACAGGGAGTGAGGATGATGGACTGTTGGATTTGAGTGATGATGATTTCTTTTTGACTGGAACCTCAAGTGATGAAGCTGATGCAGATGATGAATGGACAGATAAAAGTACCAG GGAACAGGCTTCTAGTGCTTCTGGAAAAGCAGCATCTGGCATGTCTAGTGATGAAAGGAATCAG AGACAGGTTTCTGCCAGAGCTTTGATGCCACCTCCCAGGCCATCATCTAATTCCTTTTCAAATTCAGTACATGCAAAATCAAATAGCAGAAGTGGTTCTTCCTTTAAGGCAGGGGGATCCTCAAACTCAAAGACAGGAAACAGTAGTAATTTAAGTTCCAATTCTGATGCTCGTAAGCCACGTAGAAAGAGGAGACCAAAAAAGAGAAAGCAACAG GCATGA